The Platichthys flesus chromosome 10, fPlaFle2.1, whole genome shotgun sequence genome includes a window with the following:
- the LOC133961784 gene encoding gastrula zinc finger protein XlCGF28.1-like — translation MLTERLTAAGEQILAGLEETLLESEERVERTERSQREVCRQRRLLDAAMQPVVRLHRAVCHADVQQLMMNKEEVPPEQQQWSPLVDQEDPEPPHIKEEQEEPWPIQDGQQLQGLEEADIKFTLTPVAVKSEEEEEEKLQSSKLHPSETKENRADCGGPEPARNSGPDGRLQPGPEDKAEDSSETEVSEDDWMEPLSDMDCKTEKKTFCCSECGKRFNQRGHLNRHERSHTGEKPFSCSECGERFNQRVHLNRHERSHTGEKPFSCSECGKRFNQRGDLNKHMRSHTGEKPFSCSECSRRFNLRGNLNTHMRSHTGEKPFSCSECGKRFSHSCHLNRHKKSHTGEKPFSCSECGKRFHQRGDLKRHKRIHTGEKPFSCSECDKRFSHRCHLNTHMRIHRGEKPFSCSDCGERFKRRCDLNIHMRIHTGEKPFSCSECDKRFNRRGHLNTHMKSHTGEKPFSCSECGKLFSLRSNLNRHVRIHKGKK, via the exons ATGCTCACCGAGCGGCTCACGGCTGCGGGGGAGCAGATCCTCGCGGGGCTGGAGGAAACCTTGTTAGAGTCCGAGGAGCGAGTGGAGCGGACAGAGCGGTCCCAGCGGGAGGTCtgccgccagaggaggctgctcgatgcCGCGATGCAGCCCGTAGTCCGGCTGCATAGAGCAG tgtgtcatGCAGACGTCCAGCAACTGAtgatgaataaagaagaggttccccctgagcagcagcagtggagcccccttgtggaccaggaggacccagagcccccccacattaaagaggagcaggaggaaccgTGGCCCATtcaggatggacagcagcttcaaggactggaggaggctgatatcaagttcacattgactcctgtcgctgtgaagagtgaagaagaagaagaagagaaacttcaatcttcaaagcttcatccgagtgagacgaaggagaacagagcggactgtggaggaccagaaccagccaggaactcaggtcctgatggacgtttacaaccaggtcctgaggacaaggctgaagactcttctgagactgaagtcagtgaggatgattggatggagCCTCTAAGTGATATGGattgtaaaacagaaaaaaaaacgttttgttgctctgagtgtggtaaaagatttaaccaaaggGGCCATCTAAATAGACATgagaggagtcatacaggagagaaaccgtttagttgctctgagtgtggtgaaAGATTTAACCAAAGGGTCCATCTAAATAGACATgagaggagtcatacaggagagaaaccgtttagttgctctgagtgtggtaaaagatttaaccaaaggggtgatctaaataaacatatgaggagtcatacaggagagaaaccgtttagttgctctgagtgcaGTAGAAGATTTAACCTAAGGggcaatctaaatacacatatgaggagtcatacaggagagaaaccgtttagttgctctgagtgtggtaaaagatttagccATAGTTGCCATCTAAATAGACATAAGaagagtcatacaggagagaaaccgtttagttgctctgagtgtggtaaaagatttcaCCAGAGGGGTGATCTAAAGAGACATaagaggattcatacaggagagaaaccgtttagttgctctgagtgtgataaACGATTTAGCCATAGGTgccatctaaatacacatatgaggattcatagaggagagaaaccgtttagttgctctgattGTGGTGAAAGATTTAAACGAAGGTGCGATCTCAAtatacatatgaggattcatacaggagagaaaccgtttagttgctctgagtgtgataaAAGATTTAACAGAAGGGgccatctaaatacacatatgaagagtcatacaggagagaaaccgtttagttgctccgAGTGTGGTAAACTATTTAGCCTTAGGAGTAATCTAAATAGACATGTGAGGATTCATAAAGGAAAGAAGTGA